Part of the Sodalinema gerasimenkoae IPPAS B-353 genome is shown below.
ATTCGTGGATTGACAGGAGAGCTGGGGGGACGGTTCATTTCAGGCACAAGGAGAAAGGGCAACCCTGACCTTAATTATAGGTTCTGGTGAAGACCCCGTTTTGCCGACCTAAAAAAATTGCGCAGCCCAGATGTTTGGCTTTGCGCGGCCCGCACCGGGGCCGCGAAGCCTTGATCCTAACCGTCGGAAAAATTGGTGCTACCCGAGGCGGGCTAAGACTTTATTTATATTTCTGTTCTAATTATAGCCAGTCTCTTGAGGGACTGTCAAGAGTTTTTAGGAGAAAAACTAAAATTTTCTGTAAGGGGGATTAGTCGAGCAAATCGCCACTTTCTGAGAGGTCATGAAGTCGGCGATAGAGTCCAGCTTGGGAGAGTAAATCTTGATGGGAGCCAATTTCGGCGATCGCCCCGTTATCGAGGACAATAATTTGGTCAGCATCACGGATAGTGCTGAGGCGATGGGCGATGATAATGGTAGTGCGCGTGCCAAAAATGGAGTGCATGGCGTCTTGAATTGAGCGTTCTGACTCGTAATCTAAACTAGAGGTGGCTTCATCAAACACCAAGATATCGGGATTGACAATCAGGGCGCGGGCGATGCCGATGCGTTGGCGCTGTCCCCCGGAGAGTCGGACACCACGCTCACCGACGATGCTGGCATAGCCTCGGGGAAGTTCAGCGATAAACTCATCCACGCGGGCGATCGCACAGGCAGATTTCACCTGCGGCCAAGTCGCATCAGGATTCCCGTATTTCAGGTTATCTAAAAGCGTGCCATTGAAAATATCCACATCTTGATGGACAATAGCCAAGCGCCGTCGATACTGGCCCACATCGAGGGACTGAATATCCTGGCCATCGAGATAGATATGCCCAGAATCCGGTTGAAAGTAGCGAAAAAGAAGCTTGACTAACGTCGATTTTCCTGACCCCGAACGTCCCACCAACGCTACCGTTTGCCGGGGTTGAATCTCAAAATCAAGCCCTTTCAAAATTGGGATATTGGGGGTGTAGCCAAAGACGACCTGCTTAAAGGCGATCGCACCCTTAAACTGATAGGGATTCTCTTGGTTGTGATCTAACACCAAGCGGGCCGCGTCCTGTCCCGATGGGGTGTTGAGTAACTCGTGGAAGCGCAACATGGAACTGTAGCGACGGGCAAAGACTTCGGCAATGAGGCTGAGGGGACGCAGTTCCCCATAGGCGTAGCTGGAGATGGTGAAGGTGGTAATAAAATGTCCGAGAGAAATCTGGCCATTCACCGTGGCCCAAAGGGTCATCACGAGAATGCCAAATAGAGACATTTGAATGACTGTACGGCGCCAGGTGTCGAGAATCACATAATCGCGGTGAATGCGGTGAATCGTAAAATAGTGGGCGCGATCGATGCGTTGTTGTTGCCGCTTAAACTCTCGTCCTTCATTGGCGAAGGATTTAACGGTTTTGATGTTGGTGATGATTTCTGAGGTGCGACTATCGATATTTTCTAAATAGCGGTCTAGGGCATTTTCTTTTTTAACAATTGCCTGTAAATGGCGCAAACTAAACAGCAAAATACTAGCAAAGGACAGCCCAAAGACCAGTGCCACCCAGGGTTCAATCAAGGCAATGATGACAAATACCCCCAAAACTCGAATCAGCTTGGGGAGAAATTGACCGGCAATTTCAGGATAGGTCCAGGTGTAATTGGTAATCCCTTTTGCAACTCGTCCGGCGATGCGTCCGGGATTATTTTCGTCATAAAAATTTAGGGGTAACTCCAGGACTTTAGTGATGACAGATTTAGATTTGTCCTGACGAGTTTTGAGGGCAATCCACCAATGGAACCAGCCACTTAACCAGGGTTGCAAGGGGGCCCGTAGGACAGAAATCACGAAAATAATACCCACGAAGACCCCAAGTTGTAGGTTAATATCAGGGTCACGATTGAGCAGTTGTGCCGTGCTATTGACCAAACCCTGAGAAAACGGATCGAGGGTTTGGCCCGAGAGGACATTGAGAATCT
Proteins encoded:
- a CDS encoding ABC transporter ATP-binding protein codes for the protein MSSFRDVVGYFRAYRRSAILSILITGSFEILDLAVPYAVGQILNVLSGQTLDPFSQGLVNSTAQLLNRDPDINLQLGVFVGIIFVISVLRAPLQPWLSGWFHWWIALKTRQDKSKSVITKVLELPLNFYDENNPGRIAGRVAKGITNYTWTYPEIAGQFLPKLIRVLGVFVIIALIEPWVALVFGLSFASILLFSLRHLQAIVKKENALDRYLENIDSRTSEIITNIKTVKSFANEGREFKRQQQRIDRAHYFTIHRIHRDYVILDTWRRTVIQMSLFGILVMTLWATVNGQISLGHFITTFTISSYAYGELRPLSLIAEVFARRYSSMLRFHELLNTPSGQDAARLVLDHNQENPYQFKGAIAFKQVVFGYTPNIPILKGLDFEIQPRQTVALVGRSGSGKSTLVKLLFRYFQPDSGHIYLDGQDIQSLDVGQYRRRLAIVHQDVDIFNGTLLDNLKYGNPDATWPQVKSACAIARVDEFIAELPRGYASIVGERGVRLSGGQRQRIGIARALIVNPDILVFDEATSSLDYESERSIQDAMHSIFGTRTTIIIAHRLSTIRDADQIIVLDNGAIAEIGSHQDLLSQAGLYRRLHDLSESGDLLD